In one window of Chitinophagales bacterium DNA:
- the rpoB gene encoding DNA-directed RNA polymerase subunit beta: MSTTTLNNRISFGKTKHLADAPDLLDIQLESFKEFFQLETTPDKRNNEGLFRVFKENFPITDTRNIFVLEFLDYFIDPPRYTIEECMERGLTYAVPLKAKLRLSCNDEEHVDFQTIVQDVFLGNIPYMTPRGTFVINGAERVVVSQLHRSPGVFFGQSIHPNGTKIYSARVIPFKGAWMEFATDINNVMYAYIDRKKKFPVTTLLRSIGFETDKDILELFGMADEVKADKKTLANHVGQKLAARVLRTWVEDFVDEDTGEVVSIERNEIVMERDTILDEEAIDTIVELGVKSVFIQKEDVGGDYAIIYNTLNKDTSNSELEAVQHIYRQLRGADAPDNETARGIIDKLFFSDKRYDLGEVGRYKINKKLNLTFPLEKKVLTKDDIIEIIKYLVRLTNAKAEIDDIDHLSNRRVRTVGEQLYAQFGVGLARMARTIRERMNVRDNEVFTPVDLINARTLSSVINSFFGTSQLSQFLDQTNPLSEITHKRRISALGPGGLSRERAGFEVRDVHYSHYGRLCTIETPEGPNIGLISTLCVHAKINDMGFIETPYRKVNDGKVDMKQLTFLSAEEEDTAKIAQASSKLDEKGNLTDERVVSRQTGDFPILEKQEVEFMDVAPNQIVGLSASLIPFLEHDDANRALMGSNMQRQAVPLIRPQNPIVGTGLEGKAARDARIQIHAEGDGVVEFVDANEIHIRYERNDLDRLVSFEDDLKVYRLTKFIKTNQSTCINLRPAVRKGQKVKKGDFLTEGYATKDGELALGRNLLVSFMPWKGYNFEDAIVISEKVVREDLFTSVHIEEYELEVRDTKLGEEELTPDIPNVSEEATKDLDENGIIRIGATIKEGDILIGKITPKGESDPTPEEKLLRAIFGDKAGDAKDASLKAPNGTEGVVIDKKLFQRAKKDKNAKVREKAMLEKVEKIHQQNEEELREQLYSKLGQLLKDKASAGVSNNFGEVLIGKGAKFNAKNLAGIDYQNVNPLGWTGDTTTDEQINTLLHNFNIKYNEELGRYKREKFNISIGDELPAGVLKLAKVYLAVKRKLKVGDKMAGRHGNKGIVAKIVRAEDMPFLEDGTPVDIVLNPLGVPSRMNLGQIYETILGWTGMKLGVKFATPIFDGATTTEIEELCQKASIPMNGHTYLYDGETGERFHQKATVGVIYMIKLHHMVDDKMHARSIGPYSLITQQPLGGKAQFGGQRFGEMEVWALEAYGAANILQELLTIKSDDIIGRAKTYEAIVKGDNIPRAGIPESFNVLVHELRGLGLDLKFD; the protein is encoded by the coding sequence ATGTCTACAACTACTCTGAACAACAGGATCAGCTTTGGTAAGACAAAACACCTGGCTGACGCTCCTGATCTTTTGGACATCCAGTTAGAATCCTTTAAAGAGTTTTTCCAGTTAGAGACCACACCCGACAAGCGTAACAACGAAGGTTTGTTCCGTGTATTCAAGGAGAATTTTCCTATCACGGATACCCGTAACATCTTCGTACTGGAATTCCTCGACTACTTCATTGATCCACCGCGTTACACTATTGAAGAGTGTATGGAGCGTGGACTTACTTACGCTGTTCCCCTCAAGGCAAAACTGCGTCTGAGCTGTAACGATGAGGAGCACGTAGATTTCCAGACTATTGTGCAGGATGTATTCCTTGGAAACATTCCTTACATGACCCCACGCGGTACTTTCGTGATCAACGGAGCTGAGCGTGTAGTGGTTAGCCAGTTACACCGTTCACCTGGTGTATTCTTCGGCCAGTCTATTCACCCCAACGGTACCAAGATCTATTCTGCCCGTGTGATTCCTTTCAAAGGCGCATGGATGGAATTTGCTACAGATATCAACAACGTGATGTATGCGTACATCGACCGTAAGAAGAAATTCCCGGTAACAACGCTGCTCCGTTCTATCGGTTTCGAAACTGATAAAGACATCCTGGAACTTTTCGGTATGGCCGACGAAGTGAAGGCTGATAAGAAAACACTTGCTAACCATGTAGGTCAGAAATTGGCTGCTCGTGTGTTGAGAACATGGGTTGAAGATTTCGTGGATGAAGATACCGGTGAAGTGGTGAGCATCGAGCGTAATGAAATCGTGATGGAACGCGATACCATCCTCGATGAAGAAGCAATCGACACCATTGTTGAGCTGGGCGTGAAGAGTGTTTTCATTCAGAAAGAAGATGTGGGTGGTGACTATGCGATCATCTACAATACCCTGAACAAGGATACTTCTAACAGTGAACTGGAAGCGGTTCAGCACATCTATCGCCAATTGCGTGGTGCGGATGCTCCGGACAATGAAACTGCACGTGGTATTATCGACAAGCTCTTCTTCTCAGACAAGCGTTATGATCTGGGTGAAGTAGGTCGTTACAAAATCAACAAGAAGCTCAACCTGACCTTCCCATTAGAGAAGAAAGTGTTGACTAAAGATGATATCATTGAAATCATCAAATACCTGGTTCGTCTTACCAATGCGAAGGCTGAAATCGATGATATCGATCACCTGAGCAACCGTCGTGTACGTACCGTAGGTGAGCAGTTGTATGCACAATTCGGTGTTGGTCTGGCTCGTATGGCCCGTACCATCCGTGAGCGTATGAACGTGCGCGATAACGAAGTATTTACACCGGTTGATTTGATCAATGCCAGAACATTGTCTTCTGTGATCAACTCATTCTTTGGTACTTCTCAGCTGTCTCAGTTCTTAGATCAAACCAACCCATTGAGTGAGATCACGCACAAGCGTCGTATCTCCGCACTGGGACCCGGTGGTCTGAGTCGTGAGCGCGCAGGCTTCGAAGTTCGTGACGTACACTATAGCCACTATGGTCGTCTGTGTACCATCGAAACACCAGAAGGTCCAAACATCGGTTTGATCTCTACACTTTGCGTACACGCGAAAATTAATGATATGGGCTTCATCGAAACACCTTACCGTAAAGTAAACGACGGTAAAGTGGATATGAAGCAGCTCACTTTCCTGAGCGCGGAAGAAGAAGATACTGCTAAGATTGCCCAGGCCAGCTCTAAGTTGGATGAGAAGGGTAACTTAACTGATGAGCGCGTTGTGTCTCGTCAGACAGGTGACTTCCCGATTCTGGAAAAGCAGGAAGTAGAATTCATGGACGTTGCGCCTAACCAGATTGTAGGTTTGAGTGCTTCATTGATTCCATTCCTGGAGCATGATGATGCCAACCGTGCGTTGATGGGATCAAACATGCAACGTCAGGCTGTACCATTGATCCGTCCTCAAAACCCAATCGTGGGTACAGGTCTGGAAGGTAAGGCTGCACGTGATGCGAGAATCCAGATTCACGCTGAAGGTGATGGTGTGGTTGAATTCGTTGATGCGAATGAGATCCACATTCGTTATGAAAGAAACGACCTCGATCGTCTGGTAAGTTTTGAAGACGATCTGAAAGTATACCGACTCACCAAGTTCATCAAAACCAACCAGAGCACCTGTATCAACCTGCGCCCTGCGGTTAGAAAAGGACAGAAGGTGAAGAAGGGTGATTTCCTGACTGAAGGTTACGCAACTAAGGATGGTGAACTGGCACTGGGTAGAAACCTGCTGGTATCATTCATGCCTTGGAAGGGTTACAACTTCGAGGATGCCATCGTAATCAGCGAGAAAGTAGTGCGCGAAGACCTGTTCACTTCAGTACACATTGAAGAGTATGAACTGGAAGTTCGTGATACCAAGCTGGGTGAAGAAGAATTGACTCCAGATATTCCAAACGTTTCTGAAGAAGCAACCAAGGATCTGGACGAGAACGGTATCATCCGCATTGGTGCTACTATCAAAGAAGGTGATATCCTGATTGGTAAGATTACACCTAAAGGTGAATCTGATCCTACACCAGAAGAAAAACTGCTGCGCGCCATCTTCGGCGACAAAGCAGGTGATGCGAAGGATGCTTCACTGAAAGCACCTAACGGTACTGAAGGTGTGGTGATTGATAAGAAACTGTTCCAGCGCGCGAAGAAGGATAAGAATGCGAAAGTGCGTGAGAAAGCGATGTTGGAGAAAGTAGAAAAGATTCACCAGCAGAATGAAGAAGAACTGCGTGAGCAGCTGTACAGCAAGCTCGGTCAGTTACTGAAGGATAAAGCTTCTGCAGGTGTTAGCAACAACTTTGGTGAAGTGCTGATTGGTAAGGGCGCTAAGTTCAATGCAAAGAATCTGGCTGGTATCGATTACCAGAACGTGAATCCTTTGGGTTGGACTGGTGATACCACAACTGATGAGCAGATCAACACCCTGTTGCACAATTTCAATATCAAGTACAACGAAGAACTCGGTCGCTACAAGCGCGAGAAGTTCAATATCTCTATTGGTGATGAACTGCCAGCCGGTGTATTGAAACTGGCTAAGGTTTACCTGGCTGTGAAGCGTAAGCTGAAAGTGGGTGATAAAATGGCGGGTCGTCACGGTAACAAGGGTATCGTTGCCAAGATTGTACGTGCAGAAGACATGCCATTCCTGGAAGATGGTACACCGGTTGATATCGTTCTGAACCCATTGGGCGTACCAAGCCGTATGAACCTGGGTCAGATTTACGAGACCATCCTCGGCTGGACAGGTATGAAGCTGGGCGTGAAGTTTGCAACACCAATCTTTGATGGTGCAACCACTACAGAAATTGAGGAACTGTGTCAGAAAGCAAGCATCCCGATGAACGGTCATACTTACCTGTATGATGGTGAAACAGGGGAGCGCTTCCACCAGAAAGCCACTGTGGGTGTGATTTACATGATCAAACTGCACCACATGGTTGATGATAAAATGCACGCACGTTCAATTGGACCATACAGCTTGATTACCCAGCAGCCGCTCGGTGGTAAAGCTCAGTTCGGTGGTCAGCGTTTCGGTGAAATGGAAGTATGGGCATTGGAAGCTTATGGTGCTGCCAATATCCTGCAGGAACTGCTCACCATCAAGTCTGATGATATCATCGGCCGTGCCAAGACTTACGAAGCTATCGTGAAGGGTGATAATATTCCTCGCGCTGGTATTCCTGAATCATTCAACGTATTGGTTCACGAATTGAGAGGTCTGGGTCTGGATCTGAAGTTCGATTAA
- the rpoC gene encoding DNA-directed RNA polymerase subunit beta', giving the protein MAIRKEQRAKSTFSKITISLASPDTILERSFGEVLKPETINYRTYKPERDGLFCERIFGPVKDYECACGKYKRIRYKGIVCDRCGVEVTEKKVRRERMGHIKLVVPVVHIWYFKSLPNKIGYLLGMSSKKLESIVYYERYVVIQGGIKENLKTGDLLTEEEYLDLLDTLPKDNQYLPDEDPQKFIAKMGAEAVHDLLARIDLDELSYNLRNAAATETSQQRKADALKRLSVVEAFRDASSRITNRPEWMVMQYIPVIPPELRPLVPLDGGRFASSDLNDLYRRVIIRNNRLKRLLEIKAPEVILRNEKRMLQEAIDSLFDNSRKSNAVKAEGGRALKSLSDILKGKQGRFRQNLLGKRVDYSGRSVIVVGPELKMHECGLPKDMAAELFKPFIIRKLIERGIVKTVKSAKKLVDKKEAVVWDILENILKGHPVLLNRAPTLHRLSIQAFQPKLVEGKAIQLHPLVTSAFNADFDGDQMAVHVPLSNAAVLEAQLLMLSSHNILNPQNGTPITLPSQDMVLGLYYITKGKKTTATETVKGEGKAFYNMEEVLIAYNENKVDLHANIKVKTNVRENGKLVKKLIDTTVGRVLFNQHVPAEVGFINALLTKKNLREIIGDIIKITNVPATAKFLDDIKQLGFRMAFRGGLSFNVNDLIVPDMRNELLDNAKTEVEEVWENYNMGLITNNERYNQVIDIWSRVDTRITETLIREMANDKQGFNSVYMMLDSGARGSKTQVKQLVGIRGLMAKPRKSGSTGSEVIENPILSNFKGGLNVLDYFISTHGARKGLADTALKTADAGYLTRRLVDVSQDVVISEEDCGTLRGIATSALKDNEDIIEPLSDRIEGRTSLHSVFDPQTDELIIAAGEEITTDIAKRIEDSGIETVEIRSVLTCESKRGVCVKCYGKNLATGYITQAGDAVGIIAAQSIGEPGTQLTLRTFHVGGVAGSASVESSLNAKFDGTIQFDGLRTVTATNNEGEKVQIVIGRTGEVRIMDVKNDRLLITNNVPYGSTLVVKDGQQVKKGEPICTWDPFNNVIVAEVNGTIRFESVIDGVTYRDEADEQTGHREKVVIETKDKTKIPSIYVDGKEVKNYNLPVGSHIVVEEGDEVRAGQVLVKIPRILGKLRDITGGLPRVTELFEARNPGNPAIVCEIDGVVSFGNVKRGNREIIVESKDGMVKKYLVPLTRQILVQDGDFVKAGAPLSDGQIAPADILAIKGPFAVQEYVVNEIQEVYRLQGVKINDKHIEVIVRQMMKKVEIVDAGDTKFLEEDLEDRFDFIEENDRIYDKKVVTNPGDSSKLRAGQIVTLRELREENSILRRADKQLVEVRDARPATARPVLLGITKASLGVQSWISAASFQETTKVLSQAAINGKTDTMLGLKENVITGHLIPAGTGQKQFENLIVGSKEEYEVLATTREAMSFDDEE; this is encoded by the coding sequence ATGGCAATCAGAAAAGAGCAACGTGCAAAATCCACGTTTTCAAAGATCACCATCAGTCTGGCTTCTCCCGATACCATTCTGGAGCGCAGCTTTGGTGAAGTATTGAAGCCTGAAACCATTAACTACCGTACTTATAAGCCGGAGCGTGATGGTCTCTTCTGTGAAAGAATTTTCGGTCCTGTAAAGGACTACGAATGTGCCTGCGGTAAGTACAAGCGCATTCGTTACAAGGGTATTGTCTGCGACCGTTGTGGCGTAGAAGTAACCGAGAAAAAAGTACGTCGTGAGCGTATGGGCCACATCAAACTGGTGGTGCCTGTAGTACATATTTGGTATTTCAAGAGTCTGCCTAACAAGATTGGCTACCTGCTCGGTATGAGCTCTAAGAAATTAGAGAGCATCGTTTATTACGAGCGTTATGTAGTGATCCAGGGTGGTATCAAAGAAAACCTGAAAACAGGTGATTTATTGACTGAAGAAGAGTATCTGGATTTGTTGGATACTTTACCGAAGGACAATCAATACCTGCCTGATGAAGATCCTCAGAAGTTCATCGCTAAGATGGGTGCAGAAGCTGTGCATGATTTGCTGGCACGCATCGATCTGGATGAATTAAGTTATAACCTGCGTAATGCTGCTGCTACTGAAACTTCTCAGCAGCGTAAAGCAGATGCGTTAAAGCGTTTGAGTGTTGTGGAAGCTTTCCGCGATGCATCATCTCGTATTACCAATCGTCCTGAGTGGATGGTGATGCAGTACATTCCGGTGATTCCACCAGAACTGCGTCCATTGGTGCCTTTGGATGGTGGTCGTTTCGCTTCTTCTGATTTGAACGATTTGTATCGTCGTGTGATCATCCGTAACAACCGCTTGAAGCGTCTGTTGGAGATCAAAGCACCAGAAGTGATCCTGCGTAACGAGAAGCGTATGTTGCAGGAAGCGATTGATTCATTGTTCGATAACAGCCGTAAATCAAATGCGGTTAAGGCTGAAGGTGGTCGTGCATTGAAATCTCTCTCTGATATCCTGAAAGGTAAGCAGGGCCGTTTCCGTCAGAATTTGCTCGGTAAGCGTGTTGACTATTCTGGTCGTTCCGTAATCGTAGTAGGTCCTGAATTGAAAATGCATGAGTGCGGTCTGCCAAAAGATATGGCAGCTGAATTGTTCAAGCCATTTATCATTCGTAAACTGATTGAAAGAGGTATCGTAAAAACAGTGAAGTCTGCCAAGAAACTGGTTGACAAAAAAGAAGCTGTTGTTTGGGATATCTTGGAAAATATTCTGAAAGGTCACCCTGTATTGTTAAACCGTGCCCCAACACTGCACCGTTTGTCTATCCAGGCGTTCCAGCCAAAACTGGTAGAAGGTAAGGCCATTCAGTTACACCCATTGGTAACTTCTGCGTTCAACGCCGACTTTGATGGTGACCAGATGGCCGTGCACGTGCCTTTGAGCAATGCCGCTGTATTGGAAGCCCAGTTGCTGATGTTGTCTTCACACAACATCCTGAACCCACAGAACGGTACACCAATCACCCTGCCTTCTCAGGACATGGTACTTGGTCTGTACTATATCACCAAGGGTAAGAAAACCACTGCTACTGAAACCGTAAAAGGTGAGGGCAAGGCTTTCTACAACATGGAAGAAGTGCTGATCGCTTACAATGAAAACAAAGTTGATCTGCATGCAAATATTAAAGTGAAAACCAATGTGCGTGAAAACGGCAAGTTGGTGAAGAAGCTGATCGACACAACTGTTGGTCGCGTACTCTTCAACCAGCACGTACCTGCGGAAGTAGGTTTCATCAACGCATTGCTCACCAAGAAGAATCTGCGTGAGATCATTGGCGATATTATTAAGATTACCAACGTTCCTGCAACTGCTAAGTTCCTGGATGATATCAAGCAGCTTGGTTTCCGCATGGCCTTCCGTGGTGGTCTGTCGTTCAACGTGAATGACTTGATCGTTCCGGATATGCGTAACGAGCTTCTGGATAATGCCAAGACAGAAGTTGAGGAAGTGTGGGAAAACTATAACATGGGTCTGATCACCAATAACGAACGTTATAACCAGGTGATCGATATCTGGAGCCGTGTGGATACACGTATCACAGAAACCCTGATTCGTGAAATGGCGAATGATAAGCAGGGCTTCAACTCTGTTTACATGATGCTGGATTCAGGTGCCCGTGGTTCTAAAACACAGGTAAAACAGCTGGTAGGTATTCGTGGTCTGATGGCCAAGCCGCGTAAGAGTGGTTCTACTGGTTCAGAAGTAATTGAAAACCCAATCTTGTCAAACTTCAAAGGAGGTCTGAACGTATTGGATTACTTCATCTCTACGCACGGTGCGCGTAAAGGTCTTGCCGATACGGCCTTGAAAACAGCCGATGCCGGTTACCTGACTCGTCGTTTGGTTGACGTATCTCAAGATGTAGTTATCTCTGAAGAAGATTGCGGTACACTCCGTGGTATTGCAACATCTGCATTGAAGGATAATGAAGATATTATCGAGCCACTGAGCGATCGTATCGAAGGTCGTACTTCATTGCACAGCGTTTTTGATCCTCAGACTGATGAGTTGATCATTGCTGCTGGTGAAGAGATCACAACAGATATTGCTAAGCGTATTGAAGATAGTGGTATTGAGACTGTAGAAATCCGTTCAGTACTGACTTGTGAAAGCAAGCGCGGTGTGTGCGTGAAATGTTATGGTAAGAACCTGGCTACTGGTTATATCACTCAGGCTGGTGATGCAGTTGGCATTATCGCTGCACAGTCAATTGGTGAACCAGGTACCCAGTTGACACTGCGTACCTTCCACGTGGGTGGTGTTGCGGGTTCTGCATCAGTAGAATCTTCATTGAATGCGAAGTTCGATGGTACGATTCAGTTCGATGGTCTGCGTACAGTAACTGCTACGAATAATGAAGGTGAGAAAGTACAGATCGTTATCGGTCGTACAGGTGAAGTGAGAATCATGGATGTGAAGAATGATCGTTTGCTCATTACCAATAACGTTCCTTACGGTTCTACACTGGTGGTGAAAGATGGTCAGCAAGTGAAGAAGGGTGAGCCTATCTGTACATGGGATCCATTCAACAACGTAATTGTTGCTGAAGTAAATGGTACCATCCGTTTTGAAAGTGTCATCGATGGTGTTACTTACCGTGATGAAGCTGATGAGCAAACTGGTCACCGTGAGAAAGTGGTTATCGAAACAAAAGATAAGACCAAGATTCCTTCAATCTATGTAGATGGTAAGGAAGTGAAGAACTATAACCTGCCTGTAGGTTCACACATCGTTGTAGAAGAAGGCGATGAGGTAAGAGCTGGTCAGGTGTTGGTGAAGATTCCACGTATCCTTGGTAAGCTCCGCGATATCACGGGTGGTCTGCCACGTGTAACTGAATTGTTCGAAGCACGTAATCCGGGTAACCCTGCGATTGTGTGTGAGATTGATGGTGTGGTAAGCTTCGGTAACGTGAAGCGTGGTAACCGCGAAATCATCGTTGAGTCTAAGGACGGCATGGTGAAGAAGTACTTAGTACCGCTTACCCGTCAGATTCTGGTTCAGGATGGTGACTTCGTAAAAGCAGGTGCACCGCTGTCTGATGGACAGATCGCACCAGCGGATATCCTCGCAATCAAAGGACCTTTCGCTGTACAGGAATACGTAGTAAACGAAATTCAGGAAGTATACCGCTTACAGGGTGTAAAGATCAACGACAAGCACATTGAAGTGATCGTACGCCAGATGATGAAGAAGGTAGAAATCGTGGATGCAGGTGATACGAAGTTCCTAGAGGAAGATCTGGAAGACAGATTTGACTTTATCGAAGAGAACGATCGTATCTACGATAAGAAAGTAGTTACTAACCCGGGCGATAGCAGCAAACTGCGCGCTGGTCAGATCGTAACACTTCGTGAACTGCGTGAAGAAAACTCTATCCTGCGTCGTGCAGACAAACAGCTGGTGGAAGTACGTGATGCTCGTCCGGCTACAGCAAGACCAGTATTGCTTGGTATCACCAAAGCATCTCTGGGTGTACAAAGCTGGATCTCTGCAGCGTCCTTCCAGGAAACAACCAAGGTGCTTAGCCAGGCTGCGATCAATGGCAAAACAGATACCATGCTCGGTCTGAAGGAGAATGTGATCACAGGTCACCTGATCCCTGCCGGTACCGGTCAGAAGCAGTTTGAGAACCTCATCGTTGGTAGCAAAGAAGAGTATGAAGTACTCGCCACTACCCGCGAAGCCATGAGTTTCGATGATGAAGAATAA
- a CDS encoding OmpH family outer membrane protein yields MKNLTIALNAVLVVAVAVLFYLHFSGSKAAAPATGGNNAAAANGFRIAYFEMDSIENKFDYFIQIREGLRKVEQQKTAELNSLKSAYLSKLKGYQEKGQTMTQTEQANATADLQQMERNYSLKEQAASQELQDEQLKKLTDVKKKIEDYLKVYNAQKGYAYIFSSAPEFMYFKDTVYNITDEVVKGLNQQYKKN; encoded by the coding sequence ATGAAGAATCTGACTATTGCACTGAATGCCGTTCTCGTAGTTGCTGTAGCGGTATTGTTTTATCTGCATTTCTCTGGTAGCAAAGCTGCTGCGCCTGCAACCGGTGGTAACAATGCAGCTGCGGCCAATGGTTTCCGCATTGCCTATTTTGAGATGGACTCAATAGAGAATAAGTTTGATTACTTTATTCAGATCAGAGAAGGTTTGCGTAAAGTAGAGCAGCAGAAAACTGCTGAACTGAATTCGCTGAAAAGTGCTTATCTCAGCAAGCTGAAGGGCTATCAGGAAAAAGGTCAGACCATGACCCAAACTGAGCAGGCGAATGCAACGGCTGATCTGCAACAAATGGAGCGTAACTACTCTTTGAAAGAGCAAGCGGCTTCTCAAGAATTGCAGGATGAGCAATTGAAGAAGCTGACTGATGTAAAGAAGAAGATAGAAGACTACCTGAAAGTGTATAACGCACAGAAAGGTTATGCCTATATTTTCTCCAGCGCACCCGAGTTTATGTACTTCAAGGATACGGTCTATAATATCACTGATGAAGTGGTAAAAGGCCTGAATCAGCAGTACAAGAAAAACTAA
- a CDS encoding amino acid permease yields MQETPQFKPTLSLLDATMIVAGGMIGSGIFIVSADITRHVGSAGWLVAVWAITGFMTLTAALSYGELSAMFPKAGGQYVYLKEAFNPLAGFVFGWSFFAVIQTATIAAVGVAFSRYTAYLIPWLGEDNVLANIMGLKISAAQILAIVMILFLTYSNTRGVQGGKIIQNVFTTAKLVALFGLILFGFVLAKESFWSSNWETGMQASSFVKDDAGTGSWLPISGAVLVGAIAAAMVGSIFSSDSWNNVTFIAGEIKNPSKNIGLALFLGTAIVTIIYISANLMYLKVLPLNDIAFAANDRVAVAASQKIFGDAGTLIIAVMIMVSTFGCNNGLILAGARVYYTMAKDGLFFKKTAELNKNAVPAYALWIQAAWASLLCLSGGYGDLLDMVAFVVVLFYALTIIGIFILRKKMPDAPRPYKAFGYPVLPAIYIVLALVFCFFLIKMKPTYAGVGLLIALAGIPLYYVAGRKK; encoded by the coding sequence ATGCAAGAAACACCCCAGTTCAAACCCACCCTTAGTCTGCTTGATGCCACCATGATTGTGGCCGGCGGCATGATTGGTTCCGGTATTTTTATTGTGAGTGCGGATATTACCCGCCATGTAGGCAGTGCCGGCTGGCTGGTAGCCGTTTGGGCCATCACCGGATTCATGACGCTTACAGCAGCACTAAGCTATGGCGAATTGAGCGCCATGTTTCCCAAAGCAGGCGGACAGTATGTTTACCTGAAAGAAGCATTCAATCCACTGGCAGGGTTTGTATTTGGCTGGAGTTTCTTTGCAGTAATACAAACAGCCACGATTGCAGCTGTAGGCGTTGCATTCAGTAGGTATACTGCGTATTTGATTCCATGGCTTGGTGAAGACAATGTGCTAGCCAATATCATGGGGTTAAAAATATCGGCGGCACAGATTCTGGCGATAGTCATGATTCTATTCCTGACATATTCCAATACAAGAGGTGTGCAGGGTGGTAAGATTATTCAGAACGTATTTACCACAGCGAAGCTGGTAGCATTGTTTGGTTTGATTCTCTTCGGCTTTGTGTTAGCGAAAGAAAGTTTCTGGAGTAGCAACTGGGAAACTGGTATGCAGGCGAGCAGCTTTGTGAAAGATGATGCAGGTACTGGCTCTTGGTTGCCCATTAGTGGTGCTGTATTGGTTGGTGCTATTGCCGCTGCTATGGTAGGTTCTATTTTTAGTAGCGACTCATGGAACAATGTCACTTTCATTGCGGGTGAGATTAAGAATCCTAGTAAGAATATTGGACTGGCTTTGTTTTTGGGAACTGCTATTGTAACCATCATTTACATCTCCGCCAATTTGATGTATTTGAAAGTTTTGCCCTTGAATGATATTGCATTTGCTGCCAATGATCGTGTGGCTGTTGCTGCTTCGCAGAAGATATTTGGTGATGCCGGTACACTCATCATCGCTGTGATGATCATGGTATCCACATTTGGTTGTAATAATGGATTGATTCTCGCCGGCGCCCGTGTATATTATACCATGGCTAAAGACGGACTCTTTTTCAAAAAGACCGCTGAACTAAATAAGAACGCAGTACCTGCTTATGCTTTATGGATTCAGGCTGCATGGGCCAGCTTGCTTTGTTTGAGCGGTGGTTATGGTGATCTGTTGGATATGGTGGCATTTGTGGTGGTATTGTTCTATGCATTGACCATCATTGGCATATTTATTCTGCGCAAGAAAATGCCGGATGCACCAAGACCATACAAGGCATTTGGTTATCCTGTGTTGCCTGCTATTTATATTGTACTGGCATTGGTATTCTGTTTCTTCCTCATCAAGATGAAACCAACTTATGCCGGTGTAGGTCTGCTGATTGCATTGGCAGGCATACCTTTGTACTATGTTGCAGGACGCAAAAAATAA
- a CDS encoding carbohydrate kinase: MDFQQLFQDFTQVRVAVIGDVMLDTYWWGQVDRISPEAPVPVVALNKKEYRIGGAGNVALNTASLGAQTTMISVIGDDADGTMLTNMLREAGIGVQTLLHAQERITTNKIRIIGRNQQMMRLDAEHTNDIDAALEDQLLKMVEQHLQQVQPHILILEDYNKGVLTARVITETITLCKRYGVHTAVDPKKKNFLAYQGVDIFKPNLKEVKEGLNLSIPQVNLDSLNIVHQALHDALQHRYSFITLSEKGVFYQGEQQRALIPSHVRNIADVSGAGDTVIATASLVYAATKGNMDLAAKMANIAGGLVCEEVGTMAINRDKLLHECNLLLA, encoded by the coding sequence ATGGATTTTCAACAATTGTTTCAAGACTTTACACAAGTACGCGTTGCTGTTATAGGTGATGTGATGCTGGACACTTATTGGTGGGGACAGGTGGATCGTATTTCACCTGAAGCGCCTGTACCTGTAGTGGCATTGAATAAAAAAGAATACCGTATTGGTGGTGCAGGAAATGTGGCTTTGAATACGGCCTCATTGGGTGCGCAAACCACCATGATCTCTGTAATTGGTGATGATGCGGATGGCACTATGTTGACCAATATGCTGCGTGAAGCAGGGATTGGTGTACAGACGCTCTTGCATGCACAAGAGAGAATTACCACAAATAAAATCCGCATCATTGGCAGAAACCAACAGATGATGCGTTTGGATGCAGAGCATACCAATGATATTGATGCTGCATTGGAGGATCAGCTGTTGAAAATGGTAGAACAACATTTGCAGCAAGTGCAACCGCATATCCTGATTCTGGAAGATTATAACAAAGGTGTATTGACTGCCCGCGTGATTACAGAAACCATTACTTTGTGCAAGCGATACGGAGTGCATACTGCTGTAGATCCTAAGAAGAAAAACTTTTTGGCGTATCAGGGTGTAGATATTTTCAAGCCCAATTTGAAAGAAGTAAAAGAGGGATTGAATTTGTCAATACCACAAGTTAATCTTGACTCCCTGAATATTGTGCATCAAGCATTGCATGATGCATTGCAACATCGTTATTCCTTTATTACACTTTCTGAAAAAGGGGTGTTCTATCAAGGTGAGCAGCAGCGAGCATTGATTCCTTCACACGTGCGCAATATTGCTGATGTAAGTGGTGCAGGTGATACAGTGATTGCAACAGCTTCATTGGTGTATGCTGCTACCAAAGGCAATATGGACCTGGCTGCTAAGATGGCTAATATCGCAGGTGGTTTGGTTTGCGAAGAAGTAGGCACCATGGCCATCAATAGAGATAAATTATTACACGAATGTAATTTGCTGCTGGCATGA